One genomic region from Muriicola soli encodes:
- a CDS encoding acyl-CoA thioesterase encodes MKPKKPSDSRTIMTDLVLPSETNPLNNLFGGELLARMDRAASIAARRHSRRITVTASVNHVAFNRSVPLGSVVTLEAAISRTFRTSMEVYIDVWMEDRLSGERTKANEAIYTFVAVDETGKPTAIPAIEPETELEKIRFDGALRRKQLSLVLAGKMKPHDATELKALFTN; translated from the coding sequence ATGAAGCCGAAAAAACCCAGTGATTCAAGGACGATTATGACAGACCTGGTTTTACCCAGCGAAACTAATCCTCTAAATAACTTATTTGGTGGCGAATTGTTAGCTCGGATGGACCGGGCTGCTAGTATTGCAGCGCGGCGTCACAGCCGAAGAATTACGGTGACCGCTTCTGTAAATCACGTCGCCTTTAACCGGTCTGTCCCTTTGGGAAGTGTAGTGACCCTGGAGGCGGCAATTTCCAGAACGTTTCGCACCTCCATGGAAGTGTATATTGATGTTTGGATGGAAGATCGCCTTAGTGGAGAGCGAACCAAGGCTAACGAGGCCATATATACCTTTGTCGCTGTTGATGAAACAGGAAAACCTACTGCAATCCCTGCCATAGAACCGGAAACGGAGTTAGAGAAAATCAGATTTGACGGAGCCCTGAGAAGGAAGCAACTCAGTCTTGTCCTCGCTGGTAAGATGAAACCGCATGATGCCACAGAGTTGAAGGCACTATTTACCAACTAA
- a CDS encoding SPOR domain-containing protein — translation MSPSGYIEELLYRYNCVVVPEFGAFLTQLKSAFIDKSAQTFYPPSKTLSFNSQLQSNDGLLISYMAEAEKSSYEEIQEKLARQVEQWKEQLEKGETLAFDNIGSFKPTKEGKLIFQPAKQTNFLTSSFGLSSFVSKPVLREVLKKEVEEIEEKVPFIITPEEREKSNFRPLLKYAAIVLLAISAGITGYRTYDQALSNEIVSQQKAQEIISNSIQEATFFDTKPLELPVFKVEVKKDVRKSHHIIAGAFREKSNADKKINQLQNKGYDAFYVGQNKFGLYQVAFSSYSDPKEALKALKQIRLTESKDAWLLSVK, via the coding sequence ATGAGTCCATCTGGATACATAGAAGAGCTTCTTTACAGGTATAATTGCGTTGTGGTGCCCGAATTCGGCGCCTTTTTAACACAGTTGAAATCGGCCTTTATTGATAAATCGGCTCAGACTTTTTACCCGCCCTCCAAAACACTTTCTTTTAATAGTCAGCTCCAGTCTAACGACGGACTGCTCATCTCCTATATGGCTGAGGCTGAAAAATCTTCCTATGAAGAAATTCAGGAAAAATTAGCAAGGCAGGTAGAGCAGTGGAAAGAGCAGTTGGAAAAGGGCGAGACTCTTGCTTTTGATAATATTGGCTCTTTTAAACCTACAAAGGAAGGTAAATTGATCTTTCAACCTGCCAAGCAAACCAATTTCCTAACCTCATCTTTTGGTTTGAGCTCTTTTGTATCTAAACCTGTCTTACGTGAAGTACTTAAGAAGGAGGTAGAAGAGATTGAGGAGAAAGTGCCATTTATTATCACTCCGGAAGAGCGAGAGAAAAGTAATTTCAGGCCGCTTCTGAAGTATGCGGCAATTGTTCTCCTGGCTATCTCCGCTGGGATTACAGGATATCGTACCTACGACCAAGCACTCTCAAATGAAATAGTCTCCCAGCAAAAAGCGCAGGAAATTATCTCCAATAGTATTCAGGAAGCCACATTTTTTGATACCAAACCTTTGGAACTGCCCGTTTTTAAGGTGGAAGTAAAAAAGGATGTGCGTAAGAGTCACCATATTATCGCTGGAGCTTTCAGGGAAAAAAGCAATGCAGACAAAAAGATAAATCAGCTACAAAACAAGGGTTATGATGCCTTTTATGTAGGACAAAACAAATTTGGTTTGTATCAGGTGGCCTTTTCCAGTTATTCCGATCCCAAGGAAGCTCTTAAGGCTCTGAAACAAATTCGTTTGACTGAGTCAAAAGATGCCTGGCTTCTTTCTGTAAAATAA